The following proteins are co-located in the Deinococcus sp. KNUC1210 genome:
- a CDS encoding HpcH/HpaI aldolase/citrate lyase family protein, with amino-acid sequence MTTTFDPWALGASLYTPATRPDLLELGTDKLPGLPCVIYCTEDAIREETVPQAVANLRRVLPFLPSGPQYPLRLIRARNPEVLAQLVQLDLRGIHGFVLPKVESGNLGQYLRLLERDDLEHLLVFPTLETREALSEQRMALLRDLIFQKQWHSRIPTFRIGGNDLMHALGIRRTPGRTVYEGPLERVISMLVSVFKPYGFCLSSPVYEIYSDLVTLEREVRQDLEYGLCGKTIIHPVQLGTVLGSYAVQPGDLLEAQAILAPDAPAVFKMNGRMCEPATHRGWAQDILTRAARFGVLSEAHSTALHF; translated from the coding sequence GTGACCACCACCTTCGATCCGTGGGCGCTGGGAGCCAGTCTGTATACGCCCGCGACCCGGCCCGATCTGCTGGAACTGGGCACCGACAAACTGCCCGGCCTGCCCTGCGTGATCTACTGCACCGAGGACGCCATCCGCGAGGAAACGGTGCCCCAGGCCGTGGCGAATCTGCGCCGGGTGCTGCCGTTTCTGCCCAGCGGTCCCCAGTACCCGCTGCGCCTGATCCGCGCCCGCAATCCCGAGGTGCTGGCGCAACTCGTCCAGCTCGATCTGCGGGGCATTCACGGCTTCGTGCTGCCCAAAGTCGAGAGCGGCAATCTGGGCCAGTATCTGCGCCTGCTGGAGCGCGACGACCTGGAGCATCTGCTGGTCTTTCCGACCCTGGAAACCCGTGAAGCCCTGTCGGAACAGCGCATGGCCCTGCTGCGCGACCTGATCTTTCAGAAACAGTGGCACAGCCGGATTCCCACCTTCCGCATCGGCGGCAACGACCTGATGCACGCCCTGGGCATCCGGCGCACACCGGGCCGCACCGTGTACGAGGGGCCGCTGGAACGGGTGATCAGCATGCTGGTGAGCGTCTTCAAACCCTACGGTTTCTGCCTGTCCAGCCCGGTCTACGAGATCTACAGCGACCTCGTCACGCTGGAGCGCGAGGTGCGGCAGGATCTGGAATACGGTCTGTGCGGCAAGACCATCATTCATCCGGTCCAGCTCGGCACGGTGCTGGGCAGCTACGCCGTGCAGCCCGGCGATCTGCTGGAAGCACAGGCCATCCTGGCCCCCGACGCGCCCGCCGTCTTCAAGATGAACGGCCGCATGTGCGAACCCGCCACCCACCGGGGCTGGGCACAGGACATCCTGACGCGGGCGGCCCGCTTCGGCGTCCTGTCCGAGGCGCACAGTACGGCGCTGCATTTTTAG
- a CDS encoding cysteine protease StiP domain-containing protein, protein MLSDPAGVALHAATRDDLLLPHAALNATVCGLLSRTFVEAPSSLPGALPPVMHAARIEESLRNDDLTVPYLAALDDLSRDYTAEFTLPPAPPPAHAPAEVVLRLAADLGVNDPHLIKPSVGEATRVFLRRQPAHLMLKDAGHPDTLHLLEFAQQAGVPVSVQAALPYLAAALISPGSPL, encoded by the coding sequence GTGCTGAGCGATCCGGCGGGCGTGGCACTGCACGCGGCCACCCGCGACGACCTGCTGCTGCCGCACGCCGCACTGAACGCCACCGTCTGCGGCCTGCTCAGCCGGACCTTCGTGGAAGCGCCGTCTTCCCTCCCTGGTGCACTGCCGCCCGTGATGCACGCCGCCCGCATCGAGGAATCCCTGAGAAACGACGATCTGACCGTGCCCTATCTCGCCGCACTGGACGACCTGAGCCGCGACTACACCGCAGAGTTCACGCTGCCTCCTGCCCCGCCCCCCGCCCACGCGCCTGCCGAGGTGGTCCTGCGCCTTGCCGCCGACCTGGGCGTGAACGATCCCCACCTGATCAAACCCAGCGTGGGCGAGGCGACCCGGGTATTTCTGCGCCGCCAGCCTGCCCACCTGATGCTGAAGGACGCGGGCCACCCCGACACGCTCCATCTGCTCGAATTCGCACAGCAGGCGGGCGTTCCCGTCAGTGTGCAGGCGGCCCTGCCGTATCTGGCGGCCGCGCTCATCTCGCCGGGCAGCCCGCTGTGA
- a CDS encoding helix-hairpin-helix domain-containing protein, with protein MTRYLDAGGRSVVTARPLGSGGEGTVYALENQPGMVAKVYSRPLQPQDSEKIRRVVQVRSPRLDAISAWPRGTLHDPAHAGGVGGGDSVLGVVMPFVDFSQATELHNLYGPSSRRKHFPLADWRFLVHVARNVARAFAELHAEGHLMGDVSSRNILVTQQGTVRFVDADSFQIRAGEQVYPCPVGTAECTPPELQGQRFGTLVRTPNHDRFGLALMMFYLLFEGRHPYAGVHADGAVLSPAEAIARHKFAYSREVQSGVRPPPGTLTLEALPQGLRVLFERAFSPTMSGRPTAQEWETALAHLSETLVRCQRSPQHLHAEEVACPWCALFPATSGAATAKTHLPGSARLLDADAEMNRIWIGLRGVPIPPAPRTLTLQVLPVPMPVAVPVMPAVPPFVVLSGAQRLAARGRQLWGVGLLLAALLLKMEGLPVFLSLVVAFFGWLSIRAGHPKRRERDLRRRYEREQLGAVRTYQRQLQQMARTLEQEVVVLQRRLTQAQQMYQVSSALARYRAEFERLERRRREVSRIAKQERSRIEEGIRSYQQQSLERYLSLHAVQPGMLPGFGPALVASLHGGGVHTALEVELGRLRRVPGIGPKRTQELLWWRKTLEQFFSFDPAQVPAQVIEAARQVHQQELQEQLRVLEAEVPGLHHRVQAWIAAEQHAAEDVLSLMREIEQRQQAIVLLRSRSQ; from the coding sequence ATGACCCGGTATCTGGATGCGGGTGGACGGAGTGTCGTCACGGCGCGTCCGCTGGGCAGCGGGGGTGAGGGCACGGTCTATGCGCTCGAGAACCAGCCGGGCATGGTCGCCAAGGTGTACAGCAGGCCCCTCCAGCCCCAGGATTCCGAGAAGATACGCCGGGTGGTGCAGGTGAGATCACCGCGCCTGGACGCCATCAGTGCGTGGCCGCGCGGCACCCTGCACGATCCGGCGCACGCTGGCGGTGTTGGAGGCGGCGACAGCGTGCTGGGCGTGGTGATGCCCTTCGTGGATTTCTCGCAGGCCACCGAACTGCACAACCTGTACGGACCGTCGTCGCGGCGCAAGCACTTTCCGCTGGCCGACTGGCGGTTTCTGGTGCATGTGGCCCGCAACGTCGCCCGCGCCTTTGCCGAACTGCACGCCGAGGGGCACCTGATGGGCGACGTGAGTTCGCGCAATATCCTGGTGACGCAGCAGGGGACGGTGCGCTTTGTCGATGCCGATTCGTTTCAGATCCGGGCGGGCGAGCAGGTGTACCCGTGTCCGGTAGGCACCGCCGAGTGCACGCCGCCGGAATTGCAGGGACAGCGCTTCGGCACGCTGGTCCGCACGCCCAACCATGACCGCTTCGGACTGGCGCTGATGATGTTCTATCTGCTGTTCGAGGGGCGTCATCCGTATGCCGGGGTACATGCCGACGGCGCTGTACTCTCACCTGCCGAGGCGATTGCCCGGCACAAGTTCGCGTATAGCCGGGAGGTGCAGAGCGGTGTTCGTCCGCCGCCCGGCACACTGACGCTGGAGGCGCTGCCACAGGGACTCCGCGTGCTGTTCGAGCGCGCCTTCTCGCCCACCATGAGCGGTCGCCCGACGGCGCAGGAATGGGAAACGGCGCTGGCTCACCTGTCCGAGACGCTCGTGCGGTGTCAGCGCAGCCCCCAGCACCTGCACGCCGAGGAGGTGGCCTGTCCGTGGTGCGCCCTGTTTCCGGCTACGTCGGGAGCCGCGACGGCCAAGACCCACCTGCCCGGCAGTGCCCGCCTGCTCGATGCCGACGCCGAGATGAACCGCATCTGGATCGGTCTGCGCGGTGTGCCGATTCCGCCCGCGCCCCGCACACTCACCCTTCAGGTGCTGCCGGTGCCGATGCCGGTGGCAGTTCCGGTCATGCCGGCGGTGCCGCCGTTCGTCGTCCTGAGCGGTGCTCAGCGTCTGGCTGCCCGGGGACGGCAGCTATGGGGCGTGGGCCTGCTGCTGGCAGCGCTGCTGCTGAAAATGGAAGGGTTGCCGGTGTTCCTGTCGCTGGTGGTCGCCTTCTTTGGCTGGCTGTCGATCCGGGCCGGGCATCCGAAGCGGCGTGAACGCGATCTGCGCCGCCGCTACGAGCGCGAGCAACTCGGTGCCGTTCGGACTTATCAGCGGCAGCTTCAGCAGATGGCGCGTACGCTGGAACAGGAAGTCGTGGTCCTGCAACGCCGACTGACGCAGGCCCAGCAGATGTATCAGGTCAGCAGCGCTCTGGCCCGTTACCGCGCCGAATTCGAGCGTCTGGAACGTCGCCGCCGGGAGGTCTCCAGAATCGCGAAACAGGAGCGTTCCAGAATCGAGGAGGGCATCCGGAGCTATCAGCAGCAGTCGCTCGAGCGGTATCTGTCGCTGCATGCCGTGCAGCCGGGGATGCTGCCGGGCTTCGGGCCTGCGCTGGTGGCCTCGCTGCACGGCGGCGGCGTCCACACGGCGCTGGAAGTCGAACTGGGCAGGCTGCGGCGCGTACCGGGCATCGGCCCCAAGCGCACTCAGGAACTGCTGTGGTGGCGCAAGACCCTGGAACAGTTTTTCAGCTTCGATCCGGCGCAGGTGCCTGCCCAGGTGATCGAGGCGGCGCGGCAGGTGCACCAGCAGGAACTCCAGGAGCAATTGCGTGTATTGGAAGCCGAGGTGCCGGGGCTGCATCACCGGGTACAGGCTTGGATCGCCGCCGAGCAACATGCCGCCGAAGACGTCCTGTCGCTGATGCGGGAGATCGAGCAGCGGCAGCAGGCCATCGTGCTGCTGCGGAGCCGTTCGCAGTGA